A single Polyangia bacterium DNA region contains:
- a CDS encoding biotin/lipoyl-containing protein, protein MIHRYAIRIGGKDRIVELRNGDGEALEIIVDGQPRDVQARQVEPGVWSLMLGRQQIIAQVDGAAPKLTVAIGPPGDPVLVTAEVTEARSAAVRDLIARPAAAIGATATLKAPMPGRVVKILVKVGEALAAAQPAVVVEAMKMENELRAPRAGVVREVRCADGEAVEAGQDLVVIG, encoded by the coding sequence ATGATCCATCGATACGCCATCAGGATCGGCGGGAAGGACCGCATCGTCGAACTGCGCAACGGCGACGGCGAGGCGCTGGAGATCATCGTCGACGGACAGCCGCGCGATGTGCAAGCGCGCCAGGTGGAACCGGGCGTCTGGTCGTTGATGTTGGGGAGGCAGCAGATCATCGCGCAGGTCGACGGCGCCGCGCCCAAGCTCACCGTCGCCATCGGGCCGCCCGGCGATCCGGTTTTGGTGACGGCGGAGGTGACCGAGGCCCGCAGCGCGGCGGTGCGGGATCTGATCGCGCGGCCAGCCGCCGCGATCGGCGCCACCGCCACGCTGAAAGCACCGATGCCCGGCCGGGTGGTGAAGATCCTGGTCAAGGTCGGCGAAGCGCTGGCGGCGGCGCAGCCGGCGGTGGTCGTCGAGGCGATGAAGATGGAAAACGAACTGCGCGCGCCTCGCGCCGGCGTCGTTCGCGAGGTGCGCTGCGCGGACGGCGAAGCGGTCGAAGCTGGTCAGGATCTGGTCGTGATCGGGTAG
- the rpoD gene encoding RNA polymerase sigma factor RpoD, whose amino-acid sequence MEDDTFNEADNDMDDDDGEEIPRVPKPAKNGAKNGATKAASSAKDSERKKRELITMGKAKGFLTYDEVNEHMPESIVSSDQMDDWLSAFSGEGIEIVDSSSKLKVSEKADAEADEEEDEVETASSKKEEAEEEEDADGYSKTNDPVRMYLRKMGSVSLLTREGEVEIAKRIEDGERRVLQVVLNSSVAIEEILQLGDKLRKQKIRVKEVVKDADEEDAEFDEQWHIERVCKVIEKVRRLWKEQEKFLEKLDVKGSSDASKKKWKSEINDLRQEILDALQEMRLNKKQIDKIVIKLKGFVERIEQANHEIIDCEQKAGMSLRDFRKTLREVRSSPLRQRAVSKKLGIRAEEIEEMSKIIANAQRKVKKVEEEAKLSEDVLRDTVREIQDGERTAEKAKAELVEANLRLVVSIAKKYTNRGLQFLDLIQEGNIGLMKAVDKFEYKRGYKFSTYATWWIRQAITRAIADQARTIRIPVHMIETINKLIRTSRYLVQELGREPTPEEIAEKMELPLDKVRKVLKIAKEPISLETPIGEEEDSHLGDFIEDKSVISPADAVISMNLAEQTRKVLATLTPREEKVLRMRFGIGEKSDHTLEEVGQDFEVTRERIRQIEAKALRKLRHPSRSKRLKSFMES is encoded by the coding sequence ATGGAAGACGATACGTTCAACGAAGCCGATAACGACATGGACGATGACGACGGGGAAGAGATCCCCCGCGTTCCCAAGCCGGCAAAAAATGGCGCCAAGAACGGCGCCACCAAGGCGGCCAGCTCTGCCAAGGACAGCGAGCGCAAAAAGCGCGAGCTCATCACCATGGGCAAAGCGAAGGGCTTCCTGACGTATGACGAGGTGAACGAGCACATGCCGGAGAGCATCGTGTCGTCCGATCAGATGGACGACTGGCTGTCGGCGTTCTCGGGCGAGGGCATCGAGATCGTCGATTCGTCGTCGAAGCTGAAGGTCTCTGAAAAGGCGGACGCCGAAGCAGACGAGGAAGAGGATGAGGTCGAGACGGCGTCCAGCAAGAAGGAAGAGGCCGAAGAGGAAGAGGACGCCGACGGCTATTCCAAGACCAACGACCCGGTGCGCATGTACCTGCGCAAGATGGGGTCGGTGTCTCTGCTCACCCGCGAGGGCGAGGTGGAGATCGCCAAGCGCATTGAAGATGGCGAGCGGCGCGTGCTGCAGGTCGTGCTCAATTCGTCGGTGGCCATCGAAGAGATCCTTCAGCTGGGCGACAAGCTCCGCAAGCAGAAGATCCGCGTCAAGGAGGTCGTCAAGGACGCCGACGAGGAAGACGCCGAGTTCGACGAGCAGTGGCACATCGAACGCGTCTGCAAGGTGATCGAGAAGGTCCGACGGCTTTGGAAGGAACAGGAAAAGTTCCTGGAGAAGCTGGACGTCAAGGGCAGCTCCGACGCCTCGAAGAAAAAGTGGAAGTCAGAGATCAACGATCTGCGGCAGGAAATTCTGGACGCCCTCCAGGAGATGCGCCTCAACAAGAAGCAAATAGACAAGATCGTCATCAAGCTGAAGGGCTTCGTCGAGCGCATCGAGCAGGCCAACCACGAGATCATCGACTGCGAGCAAAAGGCAGGCATGAGCCTGCGCGACTTCCGCAAGACCTTGCGTGAGGTTCGATCCTCTCCGCTGCGCCAGCGCGCCGTTTCGAAAAAGCTGGGTATTCGGGCGGAAGAGATCGAGGAGATGTCCAAGATCATCGCCAACGCCCAGCGCAAGGTGAAGAAGGTCGAGGAGGAGGCGAAGCTGTCCGAGGACGTCCTGCGCGACACCGTGCGGGAGATCCAGGACGGCGAGCGCACGGCCGAGAAGGCCAAGGCTGAGCTGGTCGAGGCCAACTTGCGCTTGGTGGTGTCGATCGCCAAGAAGTACACCAACCGCGGCTTGCAGTTCCTGGACTTGATCCAGGAGGGCAACATCGGCCTGATGAAGGCCGTCGACAAGTTCGAGTACAAGCGCGGCTACAAGTTCTCCACCTATGCGACGTGGTGGATCCGGCAGGCCATCACCCGCGCCATCGCCGATCAGGCGCGGACCATCCGCATCCCGGTGCACATGATCGAGACCATCAACAAGCTCATCCGCACCAGCCGCTACCTGGTGCAGGAGCTGGGTCGCGAGCCGACGCCCGAGGAGATCGCCGAGAAGATGGAGCTTCCGCTCGACAAGGTGCGGAAGGTTCTGAAGATCGCCAAGGAACCGATCTCACTGGAGACGCCGATCGGCGAAGAAGAAGACTCGCACCTCGGTGACTTCATCGAGGACAAGAGCGTCATCTCGCCGGCCGACGCCGTCATCTCGATGAACCTGGCCGAGCAGACCCGCAAGGTGCTGGCCACGCTGACCCCGCGCGAAGAGAAGGTGCTGCGCATGCGCTTCGGCATCGGCGAAAAGTCCGACCACACACTGGAAGAGGTGGGTCAGGACTTCGAGGTGACGCGCGAACGCATCCGTCAGATCGAGGCCAAGGCTCTGCGCAAGCTGCGCCACCCGTCGCGCAGCAAGCGGCTCAAGAGCTTTATGGAAAGCTAG